One stretch of uncultured Cohaesibacter sp. DNA includes these proteins:
- a CDS encoding HAD-IA family hydrolase, which yields MTTQFAFRGCLFDLDGTLLDSSLAVHRAWGALLARNGLDPDTYFPRLHGRPAHESIREFLASADEETIQQEIHQLHEQECTDTDGIVPIDGAIAFLAELDSKKIPWAIVTSGTVAIASARIKAAGIPSPSVLITADDISRGKPHPEPYLKGAKGIMVDPQDCLVFEDAPAGLASGQAAGCHVIGIAATPSSSGQEAFPSILSYSQLKIEAGEEGFLISLD from the coding sequence ATGACCACTCAATTTGCTTTTCGTGGCTGCCTTTTCGATCTTGATGGCACCTTGCTGGATTCCTCATTGGCCGTGCATCGCGCCTGGGGTGCCCTGTTGGCTCGGAATGGTCTGGATCCGGATACCTATTTTCCGCGCCTTCACGGTCGCCCCGCTCATGAGTCCATTCGCGAGTTTCTAGCGTCTGCGGACGAGGAGACCATCCAGCAGGAAATCCATCAGCTCCATGAACAGGAATGCACGGACACCGATGGTATTGTCCCGATAGATGGCGCAATTGCCTTTCTTGCAGAGCTGGACAGCAAGAAGATCCCCTGGGCCATTGTGACCTCGGGCACGGTTGCCATTGCCAGCGCCCGCATCAAGGCAGCAGGCATCCCCAGCCCCTCTGTTCTGATCACTGCCGATGATATTTCGCGGGGCAAGCCGCATCCAGAACCCTATCTCAAAGGGGCCAAAGGTATCATGGTCGATCCGCAAGATTGTCTGGTGTTCGAAGATGCCCCTGCAGGGCTTGCCTCCGGGCAGGCGGCAGGATGTCATGTGATTGGTATCGCAGCTACCCCCTCCTCGTCCGGGCAGGAAGCATTTCCAAGCATCCTCTCCTATAGCCAACTCAAAATTGAGGCAGGAGAAGAGGG